One region of bacterium genomic DNA includes:
- a CDS encoding 4Fe-4S binding protein, whose amino-acid sequence MGKNDHNENPVRIFEEWCKGCGICVAFCPKGVLVLNRLGKAEIAHLENCLYCKLCEILCPDFAVNVRDKPEAEKADGDG is encoded by the coding sequence ATGGGCAAGAACGACCACAACGAAAATCCGGTGCGCATCTTCGAGGAGTGGTGCAAGGGCTGCGGCATCTGCGTCGCCTTCTGCCCCAAGGGCGTGCTGGTGCTCAACCGCCTCGGCAAGGCGGAGATCGCCCACCTCGAAAATTGCCTCTACTGCAAGCTCTGCGAGATTCTGTGCCCCGATTTCGCGGTCAACGTCAGGGACAAACCCGAGGCGGAGAAAGCCGATGGCGACGGGTAA
- the era gene encoding GTPase Era, with protein MHRPALKKSDSTETVFHSGFVVLLGRPNVGKSTLLNTLLGEKVAPVTPKPQTTRRLLRGVLTADGYQAVFVDTPGYHRPMDELGRRMMATTRTALADADAVLVVVDSTDCGPTDGELGDLAAGAKKPWLAAWNKIDLPDAGPLPPRLGGGDVEAFGVSALTGAGFEALLGRLVEMLPAGPPFYDPDQLTAETERELVGEFVREQAMLVLREELPYALEVALDTFEERPGGLTYIAATLFVEKKSQVGIVVGAGGSVLRGIGVRARQTVEAFLDRRVYLDLSVKVRPKWRRDPAALDGFGYGRSR; from the coding sequence GAAGAGCGATTCCACCGAAACCGTCTTCCACAGCGGATTTGTGGTACTTCTAGGTCGCCCAAACGTCGGCAAGTCCACTCTCCTCAACACCCTGTTGGGCGAGAAGGTCGCGCCCGTCACCCCCAAGCCCCAGACCACGCGCCGCCTCCTGCGCGGCGTACTCACCGCCGACGGATACCAGGCGGTCTTCGTGGACACGCCGGGGTACCACCGACCGATGGACGAGCTCGGGCGCAGGATGATGGCGACCACCCGGACGGCGCTGGCCGACGCGGACGCCGTTCTGGTCGTGGTGGACTCCACCGACTGCGGGCCGACCGACGGCGAGCTCGGCGACCTGGCCGCGGGGGCGAAAAAACCGTGGCTCGCGGCCTGGAATAAAATTGATCTCCCGGACGCCGGCCCCCTTCCCCCGCGGCTGGGGGGCGGTGACGTCGAGGCATTCGGAGTCTCGGCCCTCACCGGAGCGGGGTTCGAGGCCCTCCTCGGCCGGTTGGTGGAGATGCTGCCCGCCGGGCCGCCCTTCTACGACCCCGACCAGCTCACCGCCGAGACCGAGCGCGAGCTGGTGGGCGAATTCGTGCGCGAGCAGGCGATGCTCGTCCTGCGCGAGGAGCTGCCCTACGCCCTCGAGGTCGCCCTGGATACATTCGAGGAGCGGCCGGGCGGCCTCACCTACATCGCCGCGACCCTCTTCGTGGAGAAAAAGAGCCAGGTGGGGATAGTCGTGGGGGCCGGGGGGTCCGTCCTGCGCGGAATCGGCGTGCGGGCCCGACAAACCGTGGAGGCCTTTTTGGATCGGCGCGTGTACCTGGACCTCTCGGTCAAGGTCCGGCCCAAGTGGCGCCGCGACCCCGCCGCCCTCGACGGGTTCGGCTACGGCAGGAGCCGGTGA